Sequence from the Terriglobia bacterium genome:
TGGATGATGGCCTCGCCGCTTTCGCGGTAACAGATTTCCACTGAGTCGATGAGTCGCTGGCGAACGTCCGGATGCACTGTCAGCCGATCAACCAGTGCGTAAACGGGCCTGCGGAAGTCGACGTCAAGCAGCGACTCCGGCGTAGAAAATTCAAACACCCGGCCATCCTGAAAAAGGCGATTGAACCCGCGCTGGCGCAGAAGGAACAGATGATGCTTAAGCTGATCATCGGCGCCGGCGCCCTCCGGGCTGGATGGGTCTGCGGAATCGGTGGGAGTTAACCGTTTCCGCGGCCGTCCGCGCGAGCCTGTCTTCCCGCTCGAGACAGTCTTTCTGCGGGGCGCGGACGCTGTGGCAGACGCGGCGTTCAGCCGGAACAGAACGTAAAATCTGCGGCCTTCTTCAAGGCGCAAAATCCGGTCTGCAATGTCATCCACGTGGTCCTTCTGGACCACCTGGCCGCACTGCGGGCACGTTGTCGTCCCAATCCTTGCAAAAAGCAGTCGAAGGTAATCGTAGATTTCCGTTGAGGTGGCAACGGTTGAGCGCGGGTTGCGCGTCAGGTTCTTCTGCCGAATAGCAACCGCCGGAGCAATGCCGTCGATGTCGTCTACGTCAGGCTTTTCCATTCTTTCCAGGAATTGCCGCGCGTAGGCGGAAAGCGATTCCACATAGCGGCGCTGACCCTCCGCGTAGAGAGTGTCAAACGCCAGGCTCGATTTTCCCGAACCCGAAAGGCCGGTGACCACGGTCAGATGGTTATGAGGAATTTCGCAGTCCACCCCTTTCAGGTTATGAACCCGGGCCCCGCGCACAATAATCGACCCATTCTCCTCGGCGCTGCCCGGCGGTCGCGCATCCAGCACGCTGACCGGCGAAGCGTTCGGAACGCATCCCCCACCGTGGGAGGAAGGACCGGGCACGGGAGGAGCAACGCCACCGTCCTTCGAGTCGTGTTTTTTCATCCTTCTCCTCGGAATACTGCGAAATCCTTCCCGTTGCGGGCAAGAGTTCCAGCAGGACACAGATGCTGCCGGACCTCAATGTCCAAACCTCTAATTATAAGTTGACGAGGCCGTCGAGGCAAAGCGAACGCCGACCAAATGGTGACTCGATGGGAAGTTTTCGAACAGAGGCGGGAACTATTCGTCAAGCGACGACCCACAGCCAGAAGAGAGGCGGCGGGAGATCACAGCGACCAGCTATTTGGAGCGGGTTTCCCACTTCGCGCGGAGAGCGTCATGGAGCCGCTCACGGACCCTGTTGGGAAGCGGAAAGAGCTTGCCGTCACAATAAAGCTCGATGGTCTTCTTCGTCGTATCGTAGACCACCTGGCAGTGATGGCAGCACTTAAGATGGACTTCCAGCATGTGCTTGAGTTCATCGTCCACGTTGCCATCGAGATAGCCCGTAAGCTGTTGGAGCGCATCTTTACATTTCACGAATGCTTAACCTCATTTCAGAATCTTGCTCAACTCCTCGCGAAGGCGAAGGCGCGCCCTGAACAGGCGGGCCTTGACTGCGCCTTCAGACAGGTTCAGCAATTCCGCTGTCTCCTCGGTGGAAAGCCCTTCCACATCCCGGAGGAAAAAAACTGTCCGGAAAGTCATAGGCAGGGAATGCGCAGCGTTTTGCAGAATGGTTTCGAGTTCGGTGCGCTGCAACTCCTGCTCCGGATTCGGGCGCCAATCGGCAAAGTCTCTGGGAATAACTTCACCGTCGTCATTTTCTCCGTCCTCAATCCGTACTTCCTTGCTGCCACGTCGTTTCCGAAGCTTCATCAGTCCCTGATTGATAGCAATCCGTACGATCCAGGTATAAAAGCGGGAATCCTCGCGAAAATCCGACAGATGCTCAAAGG
This genomic interval carries:
- a CDS encoding zf-HC2 domain-containing protein; the encoded protein is MKCKDALQQLTGYLDGNVDDELKHMLEVHLKCCHHCQVVYDTTKKTIELYCDGKLFPLPNRVRERLHDALRAKWETRSK
- a CDS encoding sigma-70 family RNA polymerase sigma factor, translating into MANSPQTGLAKDEAVLVAAAKAGSYEAFEDLVNRYEKKIYRLGLNLTGNPEDAEDMLQETFLKAFEHLSDFREDSRFYTWIVRIAINQGLMKLRKRRGSKEVRIEDGENDDGEVIPRDFADWRPNPEQELQRTELETILQNAAHSLPMTFRTVFFLRDVEGLSTEETAELLNLSEGAVKARLFRARLRLREELSKILK